CATCGGTTCCGGACAAAGCGCATGTTCTGGTCCTACTGCGGTTTTGGTGTCGTCGTTCGTTCGTCATCGGATTGGATCCGGAGAGACGATCAATGGGTTCGCGGAAAACTGGATCATACCCGTGGATTGAACCGTGAATTCAACCACATGCTGAAGGCCAATTTAAAAGGCGCGGCAACGACGATCATCATCCACACTCGATCCCTGCACCCGTTGCGGGATGATTATGAGCGTCTGCTGCGGAACGGTACGAAACCAACTTTGGCGAAGATGACGATTGCCAGAAAGATTGCAGCGATCGTCTTGGCGATGTGGAAGAGAGAGGAGAGATACCAACCGGAGATGTATCGACAAGCGATGTAGCCTGGGGCAGTAGGTCGAAATCAGGGTTTTAATATTCCCGGATCCTGCGGTTTGTCGATCATCTCCGCGCAAGAGGTCGAGGGGAAGGCTCAATGTCACGGCTGGGTCCTCCGGAGTAGAGGAGAGACTCCAAGCGAGAGGATAGCCCCCCTCGCAGAACCGAATGAAGCGATGGCCATAAAGGTCCCAATGGAAGGCTGGTTCAATCTTTGCTGCACGAAGAACAAACTGGCTTCGAAGGCGGGCATGGCGCAAATGGCAATAGGGAGACGGGAATGAGATCCATTCGTCTATTGTGCAAGGGAGTCATCATGGGGACGTTCGATGAACCCGTCATCGAGCGATGGGGAGATTTTTGTCTTGACATCTCTTTCTATGGAGGCTGTGACAAGCGCCCTCGATAGGGTCAAAATGTCGTTAGACATCTATATACTAACTCCCGAACAACTTAATTATAAACTCTCCGGCCTTGGCCGCTAAATCCGCGGCGCCATCCACCGCGATGCCCTCGAGTACCTGTTTAATGGCAGCTAAGCTGCTTCTAACAATATTTGCTTTTGGTTTTGGAGATCTACCTTGCGCTTCAATTGTATCGATTTCGCACTCTATTTCCGATTTTTCATCATCTCGTATAGCCGGAATCTTTAGGAATTCTTGCACTTCATTTAGAAAACCGGCCAATTCTTCAAGCCCCGCAGGCACAACTAATTCTTGTCGGCTGTCCACAGTGCCTTGTTGGATCTGAGATTTTTCCATATGCCCAATATGAATAATATTAACTGCCGGCGGAAAATATGTTGTGGCCTCATCAGGCTTAGACAAGGACTTTTCAACTTCGACAATACCTCTATGGGTAAGGGATATATTTCCTCCAAGATCTGAATATTCAAGCAAGCCTTCGCCTTCAAGATATTCAACGATACTTTGCGTCTCACTGCGTGGCCACCCAAACTCCTCGCCGATTCCCCACATGCTTACAGCTTTGCTCCTGGTTCCTTCGCATAAATCATACAACCGATGTATCAATTTTAGACGATTCGTTCGCTTTTCATTAAGATCTGCCATTAATCCCCTCCCGTTTTTGTAATGACTTGTTATTCAACGTCTTGAATGTTGTTCTTTTCTGCCAATTTTTCTCGAAGGCGGTTTCGCAAGATAGCCGACAGGTATTTCGCCGCTGCTACATTGTGATAATCTCCCCTTGTGTCATGCGCTGTTTTCCAAACGGAATACTCAACATATTCAAGAATATCAAGATAGCTTATTATCTTTAGCGCTTGGCGAACGAGTTGCCTCGGAAATTCTCGAGAGGAGTACTCATGAGGACAGTCCTCTATTGCAGTTACAAAATGCCCCTCAAGCTTTTGAAGTTCCTCCTGTTCCCTTTTTCTCGAGAGTTCCTTGACATGATTGTATTCGGCCAACTGCAACTCTCTCTCTGCCAATAGAATTGCCGCTTCATGAAGATCGCGCTCGCCAGGAACTGCTTCAAGGAGTGTTGCGCCCTTTCCACGATTGCATTCAAAGCAGGATGTCACTAAATTTTCAATTTCATTGTCACCACCTTTGGATATAGGAATAACGTGATCGACCTCTAATATGACTTCAGGGGTTTTGCGCCCACAATACCGACAGGTGAAATCATCACGCTTGAATATTTCAAATCTTATCTTGGGAGATAATGACATTATAATTTTACCGTTTTATAGAATGTCTACGCACGGCTCACCGGTGAGCGTAGCGAATCCGGTGAAGCCGATTGTTGGCATTGGTTTTCTATTGAAAACCATTAATTGTCTCGTTTGTCTACGTCATTTCATAGTTATCTATGTGAAATCTGTAACACCTTGATTTGGATGTCTCCGAAAGTATTGTCATATCCAGGGTGTAATGCAAAGGATATAATGACCCTACTTTTTCACTTTTAGCGTTTTGTTATTGGATTTTGGTTTTGTAAAATTATTCTGATTGATATCCACACTTGAACTTATCCATGCTCTAACTGCTGTATACCCTTTAAGGTTGGTAATATCTACGATGTTGCCCATTCCCTCTTTGACGAGCTGATTAAACATCCAAGTGGATACATCATAGTGTGCAACAATACCTGATGGACGTGCGCAACCTTCAAGACGACTGGCCAGATTTATTATCGAGCCCGCATAATCAATCGCATGACCATAGTCAAGACGCCATGCATGACCCTTTGCTATACCAACTCCAAATTCCAAGTCGAGTACCCGTTTCGAGTAACAGTCAAGTTCAACTGGGAGTAAATTTCTAAAGTGAAAATAAAACCTTTTGCACATCTCATCGATTGCGAGAACTATTTGTTGACTGAGATTACCTTGAGCTGGGAAATCAAGATGTGCAGGAATTTCCCATACGATCATCAAGCCATCGCCGAGGTTTTTGTACATCGAAGGGGTCATAAACTCCGCAATTTTCAAATGATTCTCATTAGGTGTGGTGTA
This is a stretch of genomic DNA from Candidatus Eisenbacteria bacterium. It encodes these proteins:
- a CDS encoding adenylate/guanylate cyclase domain-containing protein, with amino-acid sequence MANESQRKTKGSKSRTVNRKPKSRPNVKKISKSTTVSNETEIDSKNHQKDVLLKDRFDALGQILKFKQFLGASFEPTISDSEIIVCFADVRGFTAYCHELQQEMQDRKIQNFLRRYITVFNEGLVAWFVKKLDEKYTTPNENHLKIAEFMTPSMYKNLGDGLMIVWEIPAHLDFPAQGNLSQQIVLAIDEMCKRFYFHFRNLLPVELDCYSKRVLDLEFGVGIAKGHAWRLDYGHAIDYAGSIINLASRLEGCARPSGIVAHYDVSTWMFNQLVKEGMGNIVDITNLKGYTAVRAWISSSVDINQNNFTKPKSNNKTLKVKK
- a CDS encoding HNH endonuclease, giving the protein MSLSPKIRFEIFKRDDFTCRYCGRKTPEVILEVDHVIPISKGGDNEIENLVTSCFECNRGKGATLLEAVPGERDLHEAAILLAERELQLAEYNHVKELSRKREQEELQKLEGHFVTAIEDCPHEYSSREFPRQLVRQALKIISYLDILEYVEYSVWKTAHDTRGDYHNVAAAKYLSAILRNRLREKLAEKNNIQDVE